A region from the Thermoanaerobaculia bacterium genome encodes:
- the folK gene encoding 2-amino-4-hydroxy-6-hydroxymethyldihydropteridine diphosphokinase has protein sequence MATRKRKSRSTTPGIRRKSSKTKSLPSRPTNARKKKTSERATFLGLGSNLGNRFAHLRLALREIGAIASVVRVSPFFETEPEGYSAQRPFLNAVAEIRTAMPAADLLAAVKRVERRGGRTPTFRNGPRTIDIDLLDVRGEVASSPQLTLPHPRLHRRRFALEPLAAIAPRWRHPLLGKTARQLLKELNASLSRRER, from the coding sequence ATGGCCACGAGGAAGAGGAAGAGTCGATCGACCACGCCGGGTATCCGGAGGAAGAGTTCGAAGACGAAGAGCCTCCCCTCGAGACCCACGAACGCGAGGAAGAAGAAGACTTCTGAGCGGGCGACCTTCCTCGGCCTCGGAAGCAATCTCGGGAACCGATTCGCCCACCTGCGGCTCGCCCTGCGCGAGATCGGAGCGATCGCTTCGGTGGTCCGCGTTTCCCCTTTCTTCGAGACCGAGCCCGAAGGCTACTCCGCGCAGCGCCCCTTCCTGAACGCCGTCGCCGAGATCCGGACGGCGATGCCGGCGGCCGATCTCCTTGCCGCCGTCAAGCGCGTCGAGCGTCGGGGCGGCCGAACGCCGACCTTCCGGAACGGGCCGCGCACGATCGACATCGACCTCCTCGACGTGCGGGGCGAGGTGGCTTCCTCCCCGCAGCTCACGCTCCCCCACCCGCGGCTCCACCGGCGCCGATTCGCCCTCGAGCCGCTCGCGGCGATCGCGCCGCGCTGGCGGCACCCGCTGCTCGGGAAGACCGCCCGCCAGCTCCTGAAAGAGCTGAACGCCTCCCTCTCCCGCCGGGAGAGGTGA
- the mnmA gene encoding tRNA 2-thiouridine(34) synthase MnmA codes for MRIAVAMSGGVDSSVAALLLKEAGHEVVGLSMQLWDHSSEAGRSGRCCTLDDLGDARRVAWRLDIPHYVLDLEEEFRRTVVEPFVRSYARGSTPIPCSRCNTHVKFAALARRASEFGCEAVATGHYARTGIDSSGRPVLRRGADAAKDQSYFLWDLGREPLSRALFPVGHLTKDRVRAMARRAGLPTAEKAESMEICFVPATQSAASFVERQAPAMGIALPTHGRFVAEGGGAIGEHGGVHRFTVGQRRGLGAAFGERRYVTAIDAATGDVRLGSREDLLALEAEVGEVRWTSIDPPESPVEASVRVRHRGREVAATVVPAREDRARILFHEEISAIAPGQAAVFYDGDVVLGGGTLTR; via the coding sequence ATGCGGATTGCGGTGGCGATGTCCGGCGGCGTCGATTCCTCCGTCGCCGCCCTGCTCCTGAAGGAGGCGGGGCACGAGGTGGTGGGGCTCTCGATGCAGCTCTGGGATCACTCCTCCGAGGCGGGGAGGAGCGGGCGGTGCTGCACGCTGGACGACCTCGGCGACGCGCGCCGGGTCGCATGGAGGCTCGACATTCCGCATTACGTGCTCGACCTCGAGGAGGAGTTCCGGCGCACGGTCGTCGAGCCGTTCGTCCGTTCGTACGCGCGGGGGTCGACGCCGATTCCCTGCTCGCGCTGCAACACCCACGTGAAGTTCGCCGCTCTGGCCCGGCGGGCGTCGGAGTTCGGCTGCGAGGCCGTCGCCACGGGGCACTACGCGAGGACCGGGATCGATTCCTCGGGCCGCCCCGTGCTGCGCAGGGGCGCGGACGCGGCGAAGGACCAGTCGTACTTCCTCTGGGACCTGGGCCGGGAGCCGCTCTCCCGCGCACTCTTTCCGGTCGGGCATCTCACGAAGGACCGGGTCCGCGCCATGGCGCGCCGCGCCGGGCTTCCGACCGCCGAAAAAGCGGAATCGATGGAGATCTGCTTCGTGCCGGCCACGCAGAGCGCCGCGTCCTTCGTCGAGCGGCAGGCGCCGGCGATGGGGATCGCGCTCCCGACGCACGGCCGGTTCGTCGCGGAAGGCGGCGGGGCGATCGGGGAGCACGGCGGCGTCCATCGCTTCACGGTCGGGCAGCGGCGCGGACTCGGCGCCGCGTTCGGGGAGCGCCGGTACGTCACCGCGATCGACGCGGCGACGGGAGACGTGCGCCTCGGGTCGCGGGAGGATTTGCTGGCGCTGGAGGCGGAAGTCGGCGAGGTGCGATGGACGTCGATCGACCCTCCGGAGAGTCCCGTCGAGGCTTCCGTCCGGGTTCGCCATCGGGGACGCGAAGTCGCGGCGACCGTCGTGCCCGCCCGAGAGGATCGCGCGCGAATTCTCTTCCACGAGGAGATCTCGGCGATCGCTCCGGGGCAGGCGGCCGTGTTCTACGACGGGGATGTGGTGCTCGGAGGCGGAACGCTCACTCGTTAA
- a CDS encoding DUF3467 domain-containing protein, with protein MNDQKPVELKMTIDEPTSAGHYVNFANILHNPTEFVVDFGRIVPGRPDVKILSRILTTPVHAKQLLKALAQNIALYEQQFGPIPEVATPMPPADAPTN; from the coding sequence ATGAACGATCAAAAACCGGTCGAGCTGAAGATGACGATCGACGAGCCGACCTCCGCGGGTCACTACGTGAACTTCGCCAACATTCTCCACAACCCGACGGAATTCGTCGTCGACTTCGGCCGGATCGTCCCCGGCCGCCCCGACGTGAAGATCCTGTCGCGGATCCTGACGACGCCCGTCCACGCCAAGCAGCTGCTCAAGGCGCTCGCGCAGAACATCGCGCTCTACGAACAGCAGTTCGGGCCGATCCCGGAGGTGGCGACTCCGATGCCGCCCGCCGACGCGCCGACCAACTAG
- a CDS encoding hemolysin family protein: MIALALAALCFLLFLTLELFAQSLERLSPIKLRSLVEEEPKKLRMLSGKGQAAAMKVSLRVVIQILLLAGFWALIRGLAALAVPAPYIWGAAVFFVGWLAAEALLLRIVAAASAETLLTRLDPILSALSWLIAPIAWPIRVLFRRRAADGEGPASEEDIQAYIDVGREEGILERDEEKLLMSIVDFGDTMVKEVMTPRTDIAAVDEASPLDRVADLFIDTKYSRLPIYRGTVDQIVGIAHVKDVFEAVRRGGRTRLAEVARPVAFVPETKKTAELLREFQRRRLAMAIVVDEYGSVSGLVTIEDLLEEIVGEISDEHEDERDSVLKLADGAYSISGRAHVDVLEEVFGHGPKEEEYDTLGGYLTARLGRVPRVGETREEDGLRFTVEEGDRRRVLRVRVEAVAPTAEGEEESAGPPASPAGEPGETARSGRR, translated from the coding sequence ATGATCGCGCTCGCGCTCGCCGCCCTCTGCTTCCTGCTGTTCCTCACGCTGGAGCTCTTCGCCCAGTCGCTCGAGCGGCTCTCGCCGATCAAGCTCCGCAGCCTCGTCGAGGAGGAGCCGAAGAAGCTGCGGATGCTGTCGGGCAAGGGGCAGGCCGCGGCGATGAAGGTCTCCCTGCGCGTCGTCATCCAGATCCTGCTCCTCGCCGGGTTCTGGGCCCTCATCCGCGGGCTGGCCGCGCTCGCCGTTCCGGCCCCGTACATCTGGGGCGCGGCGGTCTTCTTCGTCGGCTGGCTCGCGGCCGAAGCTCTCCTTCTCCGGATCGTGGCGGCGGCCTCCGCCGAGACGCTGCTGACGCGCCTCGACCCGATCCTCTCGGCGCTCTCGTGGCTGATCGCGCCGATCGCCTGGCCGATTCGCGTCCTCTTTCGCCGTCGTGCCGCGGACGGCGAGGGCCCGGCTTCCGAGGAGGACATCCAGGCGTACATCGACGTGGGCCGCGAGGAGGGAATCCTCGAGCGCGACGAGGAGAAGCTCCTGATGTCGATCGTGGACTTCGGGGACACGATGGTGAAGGAAGTCATGACGCCGCGCACCGACATCGCGGCGGTCGACGAAGCGTCGCCGCTCGACCGCGTCGCGGACCTCTTCATCGACACGAAGTACTCGCGTCTGCCGATCTACCGCGGGACCGTCGACCAGATCGTCGGGATCGCGCACGTGAAGGACGTCTTCGAGGCGGTCCGGCGCGGCGGCCGCACCCGACTGGCGGAGGTCGCGCGCCCGGTGGCGTTCGTCCCGGAGACGAAGAAGACGGCCGAGCTCCTCCGGGAATTCCAGCGCCGCCGCCTCGCGATGGCGATCGTCGTGGACGAGTACGGAAGCGTCTCCGGCCTCGTGACGATCGAGGACCTCCTCGAGGAGATCGTCGGGGAGATCTCCGACGAGCACGAGGACGAGCGCGACTCCGTCCTGAAGCTCGCCGACGGGGCGTACTCGATCTCGGGCCGGGCGCACGTGGACGTCCTGGAGGAGGTCTTCGGCCACGGCCCGAAGGAGGAGGAGTACGACACGCTCGGCGGCTACCTGACGGCTCGCCTCGGAAGAGTCCCGCGGGTCGGCGAGACGCGGGAGGAGGACGGCCTGCGGTTCACCGTGGAGGAAGGGGATCGCCGCCGGGTGCTCCGCGTCCGGGTCGAGGCGGTCGCGCCGACTGCGGAAGGAGAGGAAGAGAGCGCCGGTCCGCCGGCGTCCCCCGCGGGCGAACCCGGCGAGACGGCGCGAAGCGGGCGCCGGTGA
- the tgt gene encoding tRNA guanosine(34) transglycosylase Tgt yields the protein MENRATFFAIDASDAGSSARLGRLSLSHATVETPAFMPVGTLGAVKGVPFDLLESWDCRIILANTYHLMLRPGLDGIRRAGGLHRFTGWPRAFLTDSGGFQVMSLATQRDVTEEGVRFRSHLDGAAAMLTPELAMELQAAFGTDVAMCLDVCPALPAPRGEVEDAVALTARWAERCRRAWTGPGRLFGIVQGGTHEDLRRRSAEEIAALDFAGYAIGGVAVGEEKREIERITRSTAARLPAGRPRYLMGVGTPADILGAVRAGIDLFDCVLPTRNGRMGHAYTSAGSVAIKNARFREDGRPLDPSCACPVCRRHSRSYLRHLFVLSDITAPVLISMHNVHFYLSWMRRIRDAIGAGRLPELAPPPEGKVEE from the coding sequence GTGGAAAATCGCGCGACTTTCTTCGCGATCGACGCCTCGGACGCGGGCTCCTCGGCGCGGCTCGGGCGGCTCTCTCTCTCCCATGCGACCGTCGAGACGCCCGCGTTCATGCCGGTCGGGACCCTCGGCGCCGTCAAGGGCGTCCCCTTCGACCTCCTCGAGAGCTGGGACTGCCGGATCATCCTCGCGAACACGTACCACCTGATGCTTCGGCCGGGCCTCGACGGCATTCGCCGGGCGGGCGGGCTGCATCGGTTCACCGGCTGGCCGCGGGCGTTCCTGACCGACTCGGGAGGCTTCCAGGTGATGTCGCTCGCGACCCAGCGGGACGTGACCGAAGAGGGCGTGCGGTTCCGCTCGCATCTCGACGGCGCGGCTGCCATGCTCACGCCGGAGCTCGCGATGGAGCTCCAGGCCGCTTTCGGGACCGACGTGGCGATGTGTCTCGACGTGTGCCCCGCGCTCCCGGCCCCCCGCGGGGAGGTGGAAGACGCCGTGGCCCTCACGGCGCGCTGGGCCGAGCGCTGCCGGCGCGCGTGGACGGGACCCGGACGGCTCTTCGGGATCGTCCAGGGAGGGACGCACGAGGACCTCCGGCGAAGGTCCGCCGAGGAGATCGCCGCGCTCGATTTCGCGGGCTACGCGATCGGCGGCGTCGCGGTCGGCGAAGAGAAGCGGGAAATCGAGCGGATCACGCGCTCGACCGCCGCGCGCCTTCCGGCCGGCCGCCCGCGGTACCTCATGGGCGTCGGCACGCCGGCGGACATCCTCGGCGCCGTCCGGGCGGGGATCGATCTCTTCGACTGCGTCCTGCCCACGAGGAACGGACGCATGGGGCACGCCTACACGTCGGCGGGGAGCGTGGCGATCAAGAACGCGCGCTTCCGGGAGGACGGGCGCCCGCTCGACCCGTCGTGCGCCTGCCCGGTCTGCCGGCGGCACAGCCGGTCCTACCTGCGCCATCTCTTCGTCCTGAGCGACATCACGGCGCCGGTGCTCATCTCGATGCACAACGTCCACTTCTACCTTTCCTGGATGCGCCGGATCCGCGACGCGATCGGCGCCGGGCGGCTGCCGGAGCTCGCGCCGCCGCCCGAAGGAAAGGTCGAAGAGTGA
- a CDS encoding VWA domain-containing protein produces MNRRRIALLTLAVGVAAGATRAVRAAEEPPRNESVTPAPMSKEEREWATEIVAPLLTADEKKLYLGLASPAERTSFRDEFWAIRERDGLRPPFGPGFKNLYTERLEAANEKYGGWKTDAGRIVLALGAPADVYTLDCPNDFRPIEIWTMEPATRMGTPEKLVFYRDFESGPLKLWSPILGPDVLLSPTISHQTPDAASGRRELESLYGARCGPQATMVTCKDECNVLWPVLISMEDRGDLGEALRVEKLAVFPPPPEGDWSRWRSRFVGSPAPTAVPAARAEPPAPASRKLSRADRKQLESKLPERYREWLDDVSLIITERERDVFLQVGDDVERDKFIEEFWRRRSVDKDGIRTNFREVFRARVEYAKEHFKNLGSDAAKVYILNGPPDALIPVNCPEVFVPIQIWYYERLEALKNKVYLVFYKAYGMGDWKLWLPIDGIQKLGLNSIAVDMREAEQSCFDAQNLQEAISYTTTILGPGISGMAEAEKMFARPPVETEGIDRFLGLTTQVSAAAAPLPIEKSVIFPEERDSKIACDVSLLLPRKDLALRDLGDQKFYDVDVVGEIVQNDRMLDNFKYRFDIPVDEVSGDQLPLTLRRYLYPGDYEIRVKAADANRKAEGRFAEALRVPEQPQAPPPVLAAAAAARKSEAPPADFRPSSISILPPVREILTGLQRFETKAAEGIVAVDFYLDGTKMLTRTKGPFQADLNLGPLPRRHEIRVVAYDAGGRSVGEDELHVNEGSESFRVKILSPRRGTNASGPTAVVADATAPEGRSIAKMEFYSNETKVATLYQPPWQQVVPFRKSGSLGYVRVVGTLDDGLVAEDVRYVNAPPYISEVNVDAVELYTTVTQGNRPVDGLTQANFQIFEDGKPQTVAQFEHVTNLPLTVGVAIDTSASMIENLPDAEKAALEFIDQTIGEKDRGFTMSFDDSPYTLCRLTGNRERLDRSFAGLRAEGSTALYDAIVYALYQFSGVKGKKALVVLTDGKDTTSKYDFDTLLDYVKKAGVAVYGIGLNVSKAELEVKSKLNRLAEASGGTTFYVDSTKSLKSVYQQINNELRTQYLLTYYSTNPNPDNKWRKVDVKVTPKNLTARTISGYYS; encoded by the coding sequence ATGAACCGGCGGAGGATCGCTCTTCTCACCCTCGCGGTCGGCGTTGCCGCCGGCGCAACGCGGGCGGTCCGCGCCGCCGAGGAGCCGCCGCGCAACGAGTCGGTGACGCCCGCTCCGATGTCGAAGGAGGAGCGCGAATGGGCGACGGAGATCGTCGCGCCGCTCCTCACGGCCGACGAGAAGAAGCTCTATCTCGGTCTGGCGAGTCCCGCCGAACGGACGTCCTTCCGCGACGAGTTCTGGGCCATCCGCGAACGGGACGGGTTGCGTCCGCCGTTCGGCCCCGGATTCAAGAATCTGTACACGGAGCGCCTCGAGGCCGCAAACGAGAAATACGGCGGCTGGAAAACCGACGCCGGGCGAATCGTCCTCGCGCTGGGAGCGCCCGCCGACGTCTACACCCTGGATTGCCCGAACGACTTCCGACCGATCGAGATCTGGACGATGGAGCCCGCCACGAGGATGGGCACTCCGGAAAAACTCGTCTTCTACCGCGACTTCGAGAGCGGCCCGCTGAAGCTCTGGTCCCCGATCCTGGGACCGGACGTCCTGCTGAGCCCGACCATCAGCCACCAGACTCCGGACGCGGCGTCCGGGAGGCGTGAGCTCGAGAGCCTCTACGGCGCACGCTGCGGGCCGCAGGCGACGATGGTGACCTGCAAGGATGAATGCAACGTCCTGTGGCCGGTCCTGATTTCGATGGAAGACCGCGGCGACCTCGGCGAGGCGCTCCGCGTCGAGAAGCTCGCCGTGTTCCCTCCGCCCCCGGAAGGAGACTGGAGCCGATGGCGCTCGCGGTTCGTCGGCTCTCCGGCGCCCACTGCCGTCCCGGCCGCCCGGGCGGAGCCCCCCGCCCCCGCCTCGCGGAAGCTCTCCCGGGCCGACCGGAAACAGCTCGAGTCGAAGCTCCCCGAGCGGTATCGGGAATGGCTCGACGATGTGAGCCTCATCATCACCGAACGGGAGCGGGACGTCTTCCTCCAGGTCGGCGACGACGTGGAGCGGGACAAGTTCATCGAGGAGTTCTGGCGGCGGCGGTCGGTCGACAAGGACGGCATCCGGACGAATTTTCGCGAAGTGTTCCGCGCGCGGGTCGAGTACGCCAAGGAGCACTTCAAGAACCTGGGATCCGATGCCGCGAAGGTCTACATCCTGAACGGGCCTCCCGATGCCCTGATTCCGGTCAACTGCCCGGAGGTCTTCGTTCCGATCCAGATCTGGTACTACGAGCGGCTCGAGGCGCTGAAGAACAAGGTCTACCTGGTCTTCTACAAGGCGTACGGGATGGGCGACTGGAAGCTCTGGCTGCCGATCGACGGCATACAGAAGCTCGGGCTGAACTCGATCGCCGTGGACATGCGCGAGGCGGAACAGAGCTGCTTCGACGCGCAGAATCTGCAGGAGGCGATCTCGTATACGACGACCATCCTCGGCCCCGGCATATCGGGCATGGCCGAGGCGGAGAAGATGTTCGCCCGGCCGCCCGTCGAGACGGAGGGGATCGACCGCTTCCTCGGGCTCACGACGCAGGTCTCCGCCGCCGCCGCGCCCCTCCCGATCGAGAAGAGCGTGATCTTTCCCGAAGAGCGCGACAGCAAGATCGCATGCGACGTGTCGCTCCTCCTTCCGCGGAAGGACCTCGCCCTGAGAGACCTGGGCGACCAGAAATTCTACGACGTCGACGTCGTGGGCGAGATCGTGCAGAACGACCGGATGCTCGACAATTTCAAGTACCGGTTCGACATCCCGGTCGACGAGGTCTCGGGCGACCAGCTGCCGCTGACGCTGCGCCGCTATCTGTATCCGGGCGACTACGAGATCCGGGTGAAGGCCGCCGATGCGAACCGGAAGGCGGAAGGACGCTTCGCCGAAGCCCTCCGGGTCCCCGAGCAGCCTCAGGCGCCGCCGCCGGTCCTCGCCGCGGCCGCGGCCGCCCGCAAGAGCGAGGCACCCCCGGCCGACTTCCGCCCGTCGTCGATCTCCATCCTCCCTCCCGTCCGCGAAATCCTCACGGGTCTCCAGCGGTTCGAGACGAAAGCCGCCGAAGGGATCGTGGCCGTCGACTTCTACCTCGACGGCACGAAGATGCTGACCCGCACGAAGGGGCCGTTTCAGGCCGACCTCAACCTCGGGCCGCTCCCGCGGCGGCACGAGATCCGCGTCGTCGCCTACGACGCGGGCGGACGTTCCGTCGGCGAGGACGAGCTCCACGTCAACGAGGGAAGCGAGTCCTTCCGCGTGAAGATTCTCTCTCCGCGGCGAGGCACCAACGCTTCCGGGCCGACGGCGGTCGTCGCCGACGCGACCGCGCCCGAGGGACGCTCGATCGCGAAGATGGAGTTCTATTCGAACGAGACGAAGGTCGCGACCCTCTACCAGCCGCCGTGGCAGCAGGTGGTCCCGTTCCGGAAGAGCGGATCGCTCGGTTACGTGCGCGTCGTCGGCACGCTCGACGACGGCCTCGTGGCGGAGGACGTCCGCTACGTCAACGCGCCGCCGTACATCAGCGAGGTCAACGTCGACGCCGTCGAGCTCTACACGACGGTCACCCAGGGGAACCGTCCGGTGGACGGCCTGACCCAGGCGAACTTCCAGATCTTCGAGGACGGGAAACCCCAGACCGTCGCTCAGTTCGAGCACGTGACGAACCTGCCGCTGACCGTCGGCGTCGCGATCGACACCTCGGCCTCGATGATCGAGAACCTTCCGGACGCCGAGAAAGCCGCCCTCGAGTTCATCGATCAGACGATCGGCGAGAAGGATCGCGGCTTCACGATGTCGTTCGACGATTCGCCCTACACGCTCTGCCGCCTCACGGGAAACCGGGAGCGGCTGGACCGCTCCTTCGCCGGCCTCCGCGCGGAGGGATCGACCGCGCTCTACGACGCGATCGTGTACGCGCTCTACCAGTTCTCGGGCGTGAAGGGGAAGAAAGCCCTCGTCGTCCTCACCGACGGGAAAGACACGACCTCGAAGTACGACTTCGACACCCTCCTCGACTACGTGAAAAAGGCGGGCGTGGCGGTCTACGGGATCGGTTTGAACGTCTCGAAGGCCGAGCTCGAGGTCAAATCGAAGCTCAACCGCCTCGCCGAGGCTTCCGGCGGGACGACGTTCTACGTCGACAGCACGAAGAGTCTCAAGAGCGTCTACCAGCAGATCAACAACGAGCTGCGGACCCAGTATCTCCTGACCTACTACTCCACCAATCCGAACCCCGACAACAAGTGGCGAAAGGTGGACGTGAAGGTCACGCCGAAGAATCTCACCGCGCGCACCATTTCGGGTTATTACAGCTAG
- the era gene encoding GTPase Era: MSGEAAPFRSGTVAVVGRPNAGKSTLVNRLVGEKVAIVSDKPQTTRRRWIGVVHRPGFQAVLVDTPGIHRPEHRMNAAMVRDAVDALEGCDAVLWVVDASARRGPGDRRIADMLRARGVPAVLALNKVDRLAKPALLPQLQELSGLGDFAALVPVSAITGDGVEALLDELGRLLPEGPPLFPAGETAPGGLAEKIAEQIREPALELTREEVPFSLAVVVDELRRDEEKDLTVVEATLYVEREGQKGILVGKGGAMIREIGSRARALCEERFGGKFFLDLRVRTREDWREDDGFLSRIVNPEV, encoded by the coding sequence GTGAGCGGGGAGGCCGCCCCGTTCCGCTCCGGGACGGTCGCGGTCGTCGGCCGTCCGAACGCGGGCAAGTCGACGCTCGTCAACCGCCTCGTCGGAGAGAAGGTCGCGATCGTCTCGGACAAACCGCAGACGACGCGGCGGCGCTGGATCGGCGTCGTCCACCGCCCCGGCTTCCAGGCGGTGCTCGTCGACACGCCCGGGATCCACCGGCCCGAGCACCGCATGAACGCGGCGATGGTCCGCGACGCCGTCGACGCGCTCGAGGGGTGCGACGCCGTGCTGTGGGTCGTCGACGCCTCGGCGCGCCGCGGACCCGGGGACCGGCGGATCGCCGACATGCTCCGCGCGCGGGGCGTTCCGGCGGTCCTCGCCCTCAACAAGGTGGACCGGCTCGCCAAGCCCGCCCTCCTTCCGCAGCTCCAGGAGCTCTCCGGCCTGGGGGATTTCGCCGCGCTCGTGCCCGTCTCCGCGATCACGGGCGACGGAGTCGAGGCGCTCCTCGACGAGCTCGGCCGGCTCCTGCCCGAGGGGCCGCCGCTCTTTCCCGCGGGCGAGACGGCGCCCGGAGGGCTCGCCGAGAAGATCGCCGAGCAGATTCGCGAGCCCGCGCTCGAGCTCACGCGCGAAGAGGTGCCCTTCTCGCTCGCGGTCGTCGTCGACGAGCTCCGCCGGGACGAGGAAAAGGACCTGACCGTCGTCGAAGCGACGCTCTACGTCGAGCGCGAGGGACAGAAGGGGATTCTCGTCGGAAAGGGGGGCGCCATGATCCGCGAGATCGGCTCGCGCGCCCGGGCGCTCTGCGAGGAGCGCTTCGGGGGGAAGTTCTTCCTCGACCTCCGGGTCCGCACCCGCGAGGACTGGCGCGAGGACGACGGGTTTCTCTCACGCATCGTCAACCCGGAGGTCTGA
- a CDS encoding cysteine desulfurase family protein, translating to MIYADYNATTPVDSRVKAAMEPFLDEIWGNPSSVHSAGRRARRAVEEAREQVALLLGASEPEEVVFTSGGTEADAIALYSARASARRVVAVSSVEHPAVSEPARALEREGFERRVLPVLPSGEIDLGAAERWIDDRVALVSVMAANNEYGGIFPVAILAGRARNAGALFHTDAVAAAGKIDVGAASGADLISVSAHKIGGPKGTGALWVRRGVELPALFPGGGQERRRRGGTENVAGIAGFGEAARLCREESAHERERVAGLRDAFEEALGREWPAVRIWGKAALRVGNTSAAAFPGRSGEGIAIALDLDGIAVSVGSACSSGSVAPSAAILALGASSEEARSTVRFSFGPGNDLAQVEAVVSALRRILRTDRS from the coding sequence ATGATCTACGCCGACTACAACGCGACGACCCCGGTCGATTCCCGGGTGAAGGCCGCGATGGAGCCCTTCCTGGATGAAATCTGGGGAAATCCGTCGTCGGTGCACTCGGCGGGCCGCCGCGCGAGACGGGCGGTCGAGGAAGCGCGCGAGCAGGTCGCCCTCCTCCTCGGGGCTTCCGAGCCGGAAGAGGTCGTGTTCACGTCGGGGGGCACCGAAGCCGACGCGATCGCCCTCTACTCGGCCCGGGCGTCGGCCCGCCGCGTCGTCGCCGTGTCCTCCGTCGAGCACCCGGCCGTCTCGGAGCCCGCCCGCGCTCTCGAGCGGGAGGGTTTCGAGCGCCGGGTCCTGCCGGTCCTTCCGTCCGGTGAGATCGACCTCGGCGCCGCAGAACGGTGGATCGACGACCGCGTCGCGCTCGTCTCGGTCATGGCGGCCAACAACGAGTACGGTGGAATCTTCCCGGTCGCGATCCTCGCCGGCCGGGCGCGGAATGCCGGCGCGCTCTTCCACACGGACGCGGTCGCGGCGGCCGGTAAGATCGACGTCGGCGCCGCGAGCGGCGCCGACCTGATCTCGGTCTCGGCTCACAAGATCGGCGGGCCGAAAGGAACCGGAGCGCTGTGGGTGCGTCGGGGCGTGGAGCTGCCGGCGCTCTTTCCCGGCGGCGGCCAGGAGCGCCGGCGCCGGGGCGGCACGGAGAACGTCGCCGGGATCGCGGGTTTCGGGGAAGCCGCGCGGCTGTGCCGCGAGGAGTCGGCCCACGAGCGGGAGAGAGTCGCCGGCCTCCGCGACGCATTCGAGGAGGCTCTGGGGCGCGAATGGCCTGCCGTGCGCATCTGGGGAAAGGCGGCGCTCCGGGTCGGGAACACTTCCGCGGCGGCATTTCCGGGCCGCTCCGGCGAAGGGATCGCGATCGCCCTCGATCTCGACGGAATCGCCGTTTCGGTCGGATCGGCCTGCTCGTCCGGTTCGGTCGCCCCGTCGGCGGCGATTCTCGCGCTCGGCGCCTCGTCGGAGGAAGCGAGGAGCACGGTCCGGTTTTCGTTCGGCCCGGGCAACGATCTCGCTCAGGTCGAGGCCGTCGTTTCCGCGCTCCGACGGATCCTCCGCACGGATCGATCTTGA
- a CDS encoding FHA domain-containing protein, which translates to MIAGAGRWQNGAIHEFTGGLGGRGSALIVSCPACAAKYRYEEARFGGKPAKKIRCTKCETIFEIANPAAPDPPPSPAPAAASGFRADAPINPPPLVGTETTFTRRPEAFDHRKHAGESTRAHAKAAPHPAALRLPAGKKLSLAVISGPDAGKTFAIEKPRVVVGRAGSDIVLSDAEISRSHAAIEVEDDSVTVFDLESTNGTYFGGERVESAPLDQYGEFEVGGSTLMLIVTESA; encoded by the coding sequence TTGATCGCCGGCGCCGGCCGGTGGCAAAATGGCGCCATCCATGAATTCACCGGAGGTCTCGGGGGACGGGGGAGCGCGTTGATCGTCTCCTGTCCGGCGTGTGCGGCAAAGTACCGCTACGAGGAAGCGCGCTTCGGGGGGAAGCCGGCGAAGAAGATCCGCTGCACGAAATGCGAGACGATCTTCGAAATCGCGAACCCGGCGGCGCCGGACCCGCCCCCGTCTCCGGCGCCGGCGGCGGCCTCCGGCTTCCGCGCCGATGCGCCGATCAACCCGCCGCCGCTCGTCGGCACCGAGACGACCTTCACGCGGCGTCCGGAGGCGTTCGACCACCGGAAACACGCGGGAGAGTCGACCCGCGCACACGCGAAGGCGGCGCCGCACCCGGCGGCTCTCCGGCTCCCCGCCGGCAAGAAACTGTCTCTCGCCGTGATCTCGGGCCCCGACGCGGGAAAGACGTTTGCGATCGAGAAACCCCGCGTCGTCGTCGGACGCGCGGGGTCCGACATCGTCCTCTCGGACGCGGAGATCTCCCGCTCGCACGCGGCGATCGAGGTCGAGGACGACTCGGTGACGGTTTTCGACCTGGAGTCCACGAACGGCACCTACTTCGGGGGGGAGCGCGTCGAATCTGCACCGCTCGACCAGTACGGAGAGTTCGAGGTGGGCGGGAGCACGTTGATGCTCATCGTCACGGAGTCCGCCTAG
- a CDS encoding FYDLN acid domain-containing protein — protein MPNLGKKFECFNCRAKFYDLGKPEAVCPKCGANQRDARGADESASAAPRPRRMAPIVVAPDEVSDFEDHGHEEEEESIDHAGYPEEEFEDEEPPLETHEREEEEDF, from the coding sequence ATGCCAAATCTCGGAAAAAAATTCGAATGCTTCAATTGCCGGGCGAAGTTCTACGACCTCGGCAAACCCGAAGCCGTGTGCCCGAAGTGCGGCGCCAACCAGCGCGATGCGCGCGGCGCGGACGAATCGGCCTCGGCGGCGCCGCGGCCGCGGCGGATGGCGCCGATCGTCGTCGCGCCCGACGAGGTGAGCGATTTCGAAGACCATGGCCACGAGGAAGAGGAAGAGTCGATCGACCACGCCGGGTATCCGGAGGAAGAGTTCGAAGACGAAGAGCCTCCCCTCGAGACCCACGAACGCGAGGAAGAAGAAGACTTCTGA